The following is a genomic window from Rana temporaria chromosome 7, aRanTem1.1, whole genome shotgun sequence.
CACCCTACACTCACAGCCTTGCTATAGGCGGGGGTGGGGCCATGACACCTTACACTCACATCCTTGCTATAGGCGGGGGCAGGGCCATGACACCTTACACTCACATCCTTGCTATAGGCGGGGCTGGGGCAATGACACCCTACACTCACAGCCTTGCTTTAGGCGGGGGCGGGGCAATGACACCTTACACTCACAGCCTTGCTATAGGCGGGGCAATGATACCTTACACTCACAGCCTTGCTATAGGCGGGGGCGGGGCCATGACACCCTACACTCACAGCCTTGCTATAGGCGGGGGCGGGGCCATGACACCCTACACTCACAGCCTTGCTATAGGCGGGGGCGGGCCATGACACCTTACACTCACATCCTTGCTATAGGCAGGGGCGGGCCATGACACCTTACACTCACATCCTTGCTATAGGCGGGGGCAGGGCCATGACACCTTACACTCACAGCCTTGCTATAGGCGGGGCCATGACACCCTACACTCACAGCCTTGCTATAGGCGGGGGCGGGGCCATGACACCTTACACTCACAGCCTTGCTATAGGCGGGGCCATGACACCTTACACTCACAGCCTTGCTATAGGCGGGGGCGGGACCATGATACCTTACACTCACAGCCTGTCCTTTAACTTCCATGTGTAGTGATGTCAGGTGTCCTTCAATCTGAaacactgaggacatcttgtggctgAATAGAGTTACTACGAGGGACGTCTCTGGGATGGAGGTAAGTATTGCAGCCGCCCGCACATATTAGGGGGGCCCCTTATAATACAAAATTCATCCTGGAGTCGGTCGGACTTTACCTCCTGTGTTTCCTCTGTGCAGAGACATGCTTCTTCCTCCGGGGGGCCGGGTGCTGGTCATGGAGGGGGCCGCAAACAACATGGTGGACGAGGCCGCGGCGAGAGCCGCCGGGGAGATCCGGGAATTGGCCGAGAGACTGCAAGAGAGCGACATCCTGCTGGTCCTGATCTCAGGTATAAGTCCCATCTACAGTACAGAGAACcaccagtctgctgcaggcaggaggaggcatttcctcagtctccagtgatcagactgtacattgtaactttgtaggaggaggaggaggagtcattTCCTCTGCTGCAGACAGATGAGGGTTTTGTCTTCTTTTCTCAGGTGGAGGTTCAGCGCTGCTCCCGGCTCCGGTCCCTCCGCTCACCCTGCAGGACAAGCAGAACATCACCCAGCAGATGGCGCTGAGAGGGGCGACTATCCAGGAACTGAACGCCATCCGCAGAGCCCTGTCCCAGCTGAAGGGAGGAGGACTGGCCAGGGCGGCGTATCCGGCACAGGTGAGTGGAAGGAGTCCCCTCCCCCGAGGGGCACCAACCAACACAGACCTTTAATGGAATTGAGTTTTGGACAAGGGACCCCCCTCCACCCCTCTTCACCGCCCTccaccctctcccctcccccccccccacctccccttttttttttttatatatatctttttttattattattattattattattatcttattttgttttatttttatatattttttaaaatttttattattttattttaatgttttttttttatttaatattttatttatttatttataatttttttaattaatatttaattttattttgtattttaagtttttttttaattaaccccttccataccaggcacttacgcaccttcccgcccaggccaattttcagctttctgtcgcaatttgaatgacaattgcgcggtcgtttttccccacaaatagagatttcttttggtggtatttgatcacctctgcgattttttttttttgtgtttttttttgcgcaacaacaaaaaaacgaccgaaattttggaaaaaaattaagtttttatttttttctgtaattttttttgtaaataagtaagtttttttcttcttcttcagttatgggcactgatatggcgacactgatgggcactgataggcggcgctggtatgctgcactgatgtgcattcataggcggcactgatgggcactcatacgcggcactgatgggcactcataggctacactgataggcactcataggcggcactgatgggcactcataggctgcactgatgggcactcatacacggcactgatgggcactcataggcggcactgatgggcactctttggcagcactgggcactctttggcagcaccgatgggcactcataggcggcactgatgggcactcataggcggcactgatgggcactcataggcggcactgatgggcactcataggctgcactgatgggcactcataggcagcactgatgggcactctttggcggcactcataggcggcactgatgggcactcataggcggcactgatgggcactcataggcggcactgggcactcataggcggcactgatgggcactcatgggttgCACttatggggtggcacagatgggcactgggcaagaggtggcactgatggacactgggtggcactgatagacactgaggggtggcactgatggcatttctGGGCATCattacagtcagtgcccatgttgccagtcagtgcccacaaatttgtgggcactgattggcattgattgtgttttttttttttttattgttttttttggctCCATTTGGTAACCGGAgggcattccctggtggtccagtgtgggcatccgaagaGGGGGGgtgtgataaacaatcagcgcgaaccccccccccatcaggagagccgccgatctgttctcctctactcgtgtctgtcaaacgggagtgaggaagagccaatcaacggctcttcctgtttacatcgtgatcagccgtgattggacacggctgatcacatggtaaagagcctctgccggaggctctttaccgagatcggagatgcagggtgtcagactgacacgagCGCCCCACgagcgcgcgccggcatgaaatcctgcaggacgtccatagacgtccagtcaggatttcacaaccacttcccggacgtcaattgactatggaccgggcgggaagtggttaatattgttttattttatattttatatgatcttattttaatatttttttaattagtaatattttaatatatattgttttatttttattttaatatttttttaatcaatattgttttattatttttaaatttatatgattttatttcattttaattaattttattttattccaaaattcagaatttttgaaaatcggaaaatttgggatttttgaaTTTCGGAATTTCCCGGCAGTGCGCACTTCTAGAATCGactcttaaggctgcattcacacctctgcgacaagatacgccgcgtaagcggcgtattttgccgcgagtgtgtaactttttttttttttttttttaacaaagccttgccattgctttgtatgggcgaacgccaatgccgcctgaaaaaaagggtccgggactttttttcaggcggccggcgtacggcgtctatgagatgtgaaccatctccatagacagcaatgggaattctcccctccagcggcacgagcgtccggcgtcgggcgttttgtcgcggaggtgtgaatgggctcttaaagtAACGTTAGTCTTCTTTTGGGTCCAGCGCTCCACCGACACGTCTGTCCTTTCCCTTTGCAGGTTGTCGGTCTGATCCTGTCTGATGTCATCGGGGACGACCTCCAGGTCATCGCCAGCGGTCCGACGGTCCCCGGCGCTCACAGCGCGGAGGATTGCCTGCGGATCCTCGAGAGATACGGCCTGAGGGGAGCGGCGCCGGGGGCCGTGGAGGACGCCATAACCTCCAGACCGGGAGAGGAAGGGGCGGCACCCTTCCCGCACGTCCACAACATCCTCATCGGCTCCAACCAGATCGCCCTCCGCGAGGCGGAACGGGAGTCTCAGAAGTTGGGTTACCTCCCTCTCCTGCTCTCCGCCGCCGTCAGCGGAGACGTGGCGCCCGTCTCGCGGTTCTTCGCCCTCCTGGCTCGGGTCGTCTGCTCCATCCTGACCTCCGACCCCGAGCAGGCGCATCTAGAACGGGAGATCCTCCTCCTGGCCTCCACTATGGCCCTCCCCGGCCTCCGTCTCGCCCAGCGGCTGCAGGAGGTGAAGGAGAACGCCGGGAAGGCGGGCGCCGTCTGCGCCCTTTTCGGAGGGGAGATCACGGTGCAGGTCCGGGGGAAGGGCAAGGGCGGGCGGAACCAGGAGCTGGCGCTGCGAGTGGCTGAGGAGTGGCACGGGTCTTCGGCGGCCATGGCGGGGTGCGAGGTGCTGTTCCTGAGTGGGGGCACCGATGGGCAGGACGGCCCCACCGATGCCGCGGGGGCTTCCTCCTATCCGGGGCTCGTGGCGCAGGCTGCGGAGGGCGGGCTGGACACGGGGCGCTCCCTCAACGCCAGCGACTCCAACGGCTTCTTCAGGCAGTTCCAAAATGGCCGACACCTCCTGGTGACGGGACTGACGGGGACCAACGTCATGGACGTTCAGGTGCTTCTCGTGCGGAGGCAAGCGGAGGGGCCCTGACCACCTGATCCACAGGGGGCAAGTGGAGGGGCCCTGACCACCTGATCCAAAGGAGGCAAGCGGAGGGGCCCTGACCACCTGATCCACAGGGGGCAAACGGAGGGGCCCTGATCCACAGGGGGCGCCACAATACAGAATCGATCTCTgtccaaaaataaaacacattttatcAATAAATGATTTATTTGTGATGAATCTCTGTGTGATCTGTACAGTGAGAGTGTCGGGGCCCCCGGGGGCCCAACCCGTGGCCTTCTGCTAGCAGCCCGAGGGTTATTGTGTAAGGTCCCGGCCTGGGGAGCGGGGGAGAGCGGCTCGGAACTGCTAATGATAGGTAAGTGATCACTGAcagcaatgctgggggttattattgcactcacttagccagattcaggtagggcgccgcatctttaaggcggcgtagcgcatcgtatttacgctacgccgccttaagtcagagaggcaagtactgtattcacaaagcacttgcctactaacttacggcggcgtagcgtaaatggggccggcgtaagtgcgcctaattcaaatgaggatgagggggcgtgttttatgtaaatgggtggtgacccgacgtgattgacgttttttacgaacggcgcatgcgccgtccgtgtacggtgtacgtatcccagtgtgcattgcgccaaagtacgccgcaaggacgtattggtttcgacgtgaatgtaaatgacgtccagccccattcacggacgacttacgcaaacgacgtaaaattttcaaatttcgacgcgggagcgacggctatacttaacattgactaggccagctttttgttggaataactttacgccggaaaccgctttacgtaaacggcgtatctttactgcgacgggcaagcgtacgttcgtgaatcggcgtatctaggcatttacatattctacggcgaactcaacggaagcgccacctagcggccagcggaaatattgcaccctaagataggacggcgcaagctgtcgtatcttagctaggtttaagtgtatctctgtttgagaatacacttaaacttaggacggcgcagattccgagttacgtcggcgtatctactgatatctactgatacgccggcgtaactctctctgaatctggctaactgacaccaatgctgggggttattattgcactcactgacaatgctgggggttattatactCCAGTTTCTCCAGTGTGCACTGCGATGccctgcaaaaaaatgcatcaaggCCGACATTTTGGGGTGTTGCAGTGAATGTTGATATGATGTGACCCTCTGGATAATTTGGGGGACACTTGAGACCCCCCATAAATTTCAAGCTGACCATCACCGCCCCCAGGCCCGTCGGAgacccgacaggcaaagcaagcatttgccaggggcccccgagctggccatgGGCCCCatcagggagggcccttgccgcaccgctgcgtcctcctgcagtccggttggccgtgtaccataaccgcgcggtacaggagattcaggttcctgttcccggggccggactgacaggaagtgcacacagtggcccagattcaagaagcaattgcgcctgcgtaaccatagttacacaggcgcaattgcttacttcccccggcgtaacgaatgctcctgattcaggaacctcgttacgccgactgcagcctaagatatgcgcggcataaggctcttatgcccgcatatcttaggctgcattcttgcgatggccgctaagggggcgttcccgttgtgctcagcgtacagtatgcaaattgcatactaacgccgattcactacggtacgcgcgccctgcgtacgcagtttacgtcgtttgcgtacggcgtgtttagcgtaaggctgccccttctaatagcaggggcagccaatgctaaagtatacccgt
Proteins encoded in this region:
- the GLYCTK gene encoding glycerate kinase isoform X2, with product MGRILRLLNTPRLLLRRYHGTVGKKMAALQDDAHQIFRSAVSAVLPPRMLQRALAVKEGAGSATLECGGREFRLDGNLYLVGFGKAVLGMAAEAERIVGRHLVRGVVSIPRGMEESLRRAGKRDMLLPPGGRVLVMEGAANNMVDEAAARAAGEIRELAERLQESDILLVLISGGGSALLPAPVPPLTLQDKQNITQQMALRGATIQELNAIRRALSQLKGGGLARAAYPAQVVGLILSDVIGDDLQVIASGPTVPGAHSAEDCLRILERYGLRGAAPGAVEDAITSRPGEEGAAPFPHVHNILIGSNQIALREAERESQKLGYLPLLLSAAVSGDVAPVSRFFALLARVVCSILTSDPEQAHLEREILLLASTMALPGLRLAQRLQEVKENAGKAGAVCALFGGEITVQVRGKGKGGRNQELALRVAEEWHGSSAAMAGCEVLFLSGGTDGQDGPTDAAGASSYPGLVAQAAEGGLDTGRSLNASDSNGFFRQFQNGRHLLVTGLTGTNVMDVQVLLVRRQAEGP
- the GLYCTK gene encoding glycerate kinase isoform X1; the encoded protein is MGRILRLLNTPRLLLRRYHGTVGKKMAALQDDAHQIFRSAVSAVLPPRMLQRALAVKEGAGSATLECGGREFRLDGNLYLVGFGKAVLGMAAEAERIVGRHLVRGVVSIPRGMEESLRRAGKRDMLLPPGGRVLVMEGAANNMVDEAAARAAGEIRELAERLQESDILLVLISGGGSALLPAPVPPLTLQDKQNITQQMALRGATIQELNAIRRALSQLKGGGLARAAYPAQVVGLILSDVIGDDLQVIASGPTVPGAHSAEDCLRILERYGLRGAAPGAVEDAITSRPGEEGAAPFPHVHNILIGSNQIALREAERESQKLGYLPLLLSAAVSGDVAPVSRFFALLARVVCSILTSDPEQAHLEREILLLASTMALPGLRLAQRLQEVKENAGKAGAVCALFGGEITVQVRGKGKGGRNQELALRVAEEWHGSSAAMAGCEVLFLSGGTDGQDGPTDAAGASSYPGLVAQAAEGGLDTGRSLNASDSNGFFRQFQNGRHLLVTGLTGTNVMDVQVLLVRRQAEGP